From a single Nostoc edaphicum CCNP1411 genomic region:
- a CDS encoding ammonium transporter: MYKQKSKTKNRYSSARNYAIDSQSNTKVKLFNRVMKRLSPSWQACLPIACLIVLGWGYAAVAQAPAAGPTTAELKVALDTLWVAIAAFLVFFMNAGFCMLETGFCRQKNAVNVLSKNLIVFALSTVAFWAIGFALMFGDGNDFIGLNGFFLGGADNSPATGDAYKGVFGALNWAGVPLAAKFLFQLVFAGTAATIVSGAVAERIKFADFLIFSLLLVGIAYPITGHWIWGGGWLADRGFWDFAGSTVVHSVGGWAALMGAAFLGPRLGKYQDKQVVALPGHNMSIATLGCLILWLGWFGFNPGSVMAADPGAISHIALTTNMAAAAGGIAATITAWLYLGKPDLSMIINGILAGLVGITAPCAYVNIPSSLLIGFIAGVLVVFSVTFFDKLGIDDPVGATSVHLVCGIWGTLAVGLWSVGPGVYSWYALGPEKGLFAGGGFGQFGVQLLGVVSVGGFTVLLSSIFWLALKATLGIRVSKEEELEGLDIGEHGMEAYSGFLKEGDPTGFSEGQGSIGRL, translated from the coding sequence ATGTACAAACAAAAATCGAAAACAAAAAATAGGTATTCGTCTGCAAGAAATTACGCTATTGATTCACAATCCAACACTAAAGTCAAGCTATTTAATCGAGTGATGAAGCGGCTTTCTCCCAGTTGGCAAGCTTGTTTACCCATAGCTTGTCTAATTGTGTTGGGTTGGGGTTATGCCGCAGTTGCCCAAGCTCCAGCCGCCGGGCCAACGACAGCAGAACTCAAAGTTGCTCTTGATACCCTGTGGGTTGCGATCGCAGCCTTTTTAGTGTTCTTCATGAACGCTGGTTTTTGTATGTTAGAGACGGGCTTCTGTCGTCAGAAAAATGCTGTCAACGTTCTTTCCAAAAACTTGATTGTATTTGCTCTGTCCACCGTTGCCTTTTGGGCCATCGGTTTTGCCTTAATGTTCGGTGATGGCAACGACTTCATTGGATTGAATGGGTTTTTCTTAGGAGGAGCAGATAACAGTCCCGCCACAGGAGACGCTTATAAAGGTGTCTTTGGTGCTCTTAATTGGGCTGGTGTACCTTTAGCAGCCAAGTTTTTATTCCAGCTAGTGTTTGCTGGAACAGCAGCAACAATCGTTTCTGGTGCAGTAGCCGAACGGATTAAGTTTGCTGACTTCCTAATTTTCAGCCTCTTACTTGTAGGTATTGCCTATCCCATTACCGGACATTGGATTTGGGGTGGTGGTTGGCTAGCAGACAGAGGCTTTTGGGATTTTGCCGGTTCTACGGTGGTTCACTCCGTAGGTGGCTGGGCAGCTTTGATGGGAGCAGCATTTCTTGGGCCCCGTCTTGGTAAATATCAAGACAAGCAAGTTGTAGCACTGCCCGGTCACAACATGAGTATTGCTACCTTGGGTTGTTTGATCCTGTGGTTGGGCTGGTTTGGTTTCAACCCCGGTTCTGTAATGGCTGCCGATCCTGGTGCGATCAGTCACATTGCTCTAACCACTAACATGGCTGCTGCGGCCGGTGGAATTGCCGCTACCATTACAGCTTGGTTGTACTTAGGTAAACCAGACCTGTCAATGATTATCAACGGTATTTTGGCTGGTTTGGTTGGTATTACAGCGCCTTGTGCTTACGTAAATATCCCTAGTTCTTTATTAATTGGCTTCATTGCTGGAGTACTGGTAGTTTTCTCTGTAACCTTCTTTGACAAACTTGGCATTGATGACCCAGTGGGAGCTACCTCAGTTCACCTAGTTTGTGGTATCTGGGGAACTCTAGCAGTGGGTCTATGGTCTGTCGGCCCTGGCGTTTATTCCTGGTATGCACTTGGCCCAGAAAAAGGTTTATTTGCAGGTGGTGGCTTTGGACAGTTTGGTGTTCAGTTGCTAGGCGTTGTCTCAGTAGGTGGCTTCACTGTTTTACTCAGTAGTATTTTTTGGTTGGCACTGAAAGCTACTTTAGGTATTAGAGTATCTAAAGAAGAGGAATTAGAAGGTTTGGATATCGGTGAACACGGTATGGAAGCCTACAGTGGATTTCTCAAAGAAGGTGATCCAACTGGATTTTCTGAAGGACAAGGCTCAATTGGGAGATTGTAG
- a CDS encoding DUF2141 domain-containing protein — protein MVRGLRGRMLLLAVLGNLVWSFDAKANFNGKLTVEIDGFKNKEGQICASIFASSEGFPGDRDRVLQKQCTKITDTPFPITFDNLKAGRYAVAVFHDQNNDRTLNSNLFGVPSEGFGFSSNPEILARAPKFSEAAFLVAGPDTNIQIQLKYF, from the coding sequence ATGGTGAGAGGATTGAGAGGTAGGATGCTACTATTGGCAGTTCTGGGAAATCTGGTATGGTCATTTGATGCCAAAGCAAATTTTAACGGCAAACTCACCGTGGAAATTGATGGCTTTAAGAATAAAGAAGGACAAATCTGTGCCAGTATATTTGCTAGCAGTGAAGGATTTCCTGGCGATCGCGATCGAGTCTTACAAAAGCAGTGTACCAAAATTACTGACACTCCCTTCCCCATTACCTTTGATAACTTGAAAGCAGGTAGGTACGCCGTTGCTGTCTTCCACGATCAAAATAATGACCGCACTCTCAATAGCAATCTTTTTGGTGTCCCAAGCGAAGGCTTTGGATTTTCCAGCAACCCAGAAATTCTGGCAAGAGCGCCCAAATTTAGCGAAGCAGCATTTTTAGTGGCAGGCCCGGATACTAATATCCAAATCCAGTTGAAATATTTTTAG
- a CDS encoding peptidoglycan-binding protein: MRLCRSSILIFTCFSCVGFYPIRSSTAAPNLAPKILELAQASSRVTASPDVLRYGSRKSDVQILQTQLKQLGYYSGAVDGQYNASTETAVAKFQKAKGLQIDGLAGLTTRERLQADLVAKNQIVTSPIITSPIVAPSAPTSPTTTTPKPTERGFVWWLIFAIGVLGCMGALFYLLRWFRQVKQVQKSEILDDESLTKVNIEPIRLHLPEIANNPQTATPPLSTKLLLPEKTSRLAKLNIVDELIQDLRSSDPTKRRKAIWDLGQQGDSRAIQPMVDLMIDADSQESSLILAALSEIGIRTLKPMNRGLAISLQDESPQVRQNAIRDLTRVYDMMGQMSQMLRHALEDPDAEVQATARYALTQMNRMRGLSEQQSLTEDSHNDSQQ; this comes from the coding sequence ATGAGGCTATGCCGTTCCTCAATTCTTATATTTACCTGTTTTTCTTGTGTGGGTTTTTATCCAATTCGCTCAAGCACAGCTGCACCTAACCTAGCACCTAAAATTTTAGAACTTGCACAAGCTAGTTCGAGAGTTACTGCTAGTCCAGATGTTTTGAGATATGGTAGTCGAAAATCAGATGTGCAGATATTACAAACCCAATTAAAGCAGTTGGGATACTACAGTGGCGCTGTAGATGGACAGTACAACGCCAGTACGGAAACCGCTGTAGCTAAATTCCAGAAAGCAAAGGGTTTACAAATAGATGGCCTTGCTGGTCTGACGACCAGAGAGAGACTGCAAGCAGATTTGGTAGCTAAAAATCAGATTGTCACTTCTCCAATAATCACCTCTCCAATTGTCGCCCCTTCTGCTCCAACCTCCCCAACAACTACAACACCCAAGCCAACTGAGAGAGGTTTTGTCTGGTGGTTAATATTTGCCATTGGAGTCCTGGGATGTATGGGGGCACTTTTTTACCTGCTAAGGTGGTTTCGTCAGGTTAAACAAGTTCAAAAGTCCGAAATATTAGATGATGAAAGTCTGACTAAAGTGAATATAGAACCGATTAGACTACACTTACCAGAGATAGCAAATAATCCACAAACAGCTACACCACCACTGTCTACAAAATTGCTACTACCAGAAAAAACTTCCCGGCTTGCTAAACTCAATATCGTTGATGAATTAATTCAAGACTTACGCAGTTCTGACCCAACGAAGCGGCGCAAGGCTATTTGGGATTTGGGTCAGCAGGGAGATTCGCGGGCAATTCAGCCGATGGTTGACCTGATGATTGATGCTGATTCTCAAGAAAGCAGTTTAATTTTGGCAGCTTTGTCAGAAATTGGCATCCGCACACTCAAACCAATGAACCGTGGTTTAGCAATTTCACTGCAAGATGAAAGTCCACAAGTGCGGCAAAATGCGATTCGTGACCTGACGCGCGTTTATGACATGATGGGTCAAATGAGTCAGATGTTGCGCCATGCCCTGGAAGACCCAGATGCCGAAGTGCAAGCAACAGCACGATATGCTTTAACTCAGATGAATAGAATGCGTGGCTTATCGGAACAACAAAGTTTAACGGAAGATTCACACAACGATTCACAACAATAG
- a CDS encoding DMT family transporter — protein MQLKLSASRLPFAPLLLIAPFFLWGTAMVAMKGVIPHTTPLFMAGVRLIPAGMLILIAAAFMGKPQPRGWAAWLWIALFALVDGTLFQGFLAEGLVRTTAGLGSVMIDSQPLAVALLSLWLFQEHIGFWGWLGLGLGVTGISLIGLPDELILHFLDSGVNVTIGNWQDLFASGEWLMLLAALSMAVGTVLIRFVCRYADPVSATGWHMILGGLPLWGVSSVVESQQWENLGGYDLVALGYATVFGSAIAYGLFFYFASSGSLTSLSSLTFLTPVFALLFGNLFLSEVLSPLQWIGVFLTLISIYLINQRDTLGAQNDTVTVGEIANIQQPVLEASTKKLNSITLTVRESESEI, from the coding sequence ATGCAACTGAAACTCAGTGCATCTCGACTTCCCTTCGCCCCCCTGTTGTTAATTGCCCCCTTTTTCCTATGGGGGACGGCAATGGTAGCCATGAAAGGAGTGATACCCCATACCACACCGCTATTCATGGCGGGAGTACGTTTGATACCAGCAGGGATGTTAATTCTGATTGCAGCAGCATTTATGGGTAAACCCCAGCCTAGGGGTTGGGCTGCATGGCTGTGGATTGCCTTATTTGCCCTTGTAGATGGGACGCTATTTCAAGGCTTTTTGGCAGAGGGATTAGTCAGAACCACTGCGGGGTTAGGGTCTGTGATGATTGACTCGCAACCCTTGGCTGTTGCCTTACTATCGTTGTGGCTATTCCAAGAACACATTGGTTTTTGGGGATGGCTAGGATTAGGCTTGGGAGTCACAGGCATTAGTTTAATTGGCTTACCTGATGAGTTGATTTTACATTTTCTCGACTCAGGGGTGAATGTCACAATTGGCAACTGGCAAGATTTGTTTGCTAGTGGCGAGTGGTTGATGCTGTTAGCTGCGCTATCAATGGCAGTGGGAACAGTGTTGATTCGGTTTGTGTGCCGATATGCTGACCCAGTAAGTGCTACAGGATGGCACATGATTTTGGGTGGATTGCCACTATGGGGAGTTTCATCAGTTGTCGAATCACAGCAGTGGGAGAATCTCGGAGGATATGATTTAGTGGCTTTGGGTTATGCTACCGTATTTGGCAGTGCGATCGCTTATGGATTATTTTTCTACTTTGCCTCTAGTGGCAGTCTCACCAGTCTTAGTTCCCTCACCTTTCTCACGCCCGTTTTTGCCCTACTATTTGGCAATCTCTTCCTCTCAGAAGTCCTCAGTCCGTTGCAGTGGATAGGAGTATTTCTCACTTTAATTAGTATTTATCTCATTAATCAACGTGATACTTTAGGAGCGCAGAACGACACAGTTACTGTCGGCGAAATAGCAAATATACAGCAACCAGTTTTAGAAGCATCTACTAAAAAATTAAATTCCATAACCCTAACAGTCAGAGAATCTGAATCAGAAATTTGA
- a CDS encoding iron uptake porin — MKAFEALQETVMITPVSQFSDVQFTDWAFVALQSLVEKYSCITGYPDKTFKGNQILTRYEFAAGLSTCISTINQQFGSQLSKTAPEDVTTIKKLQYEFATELAALENRVENLEVNSAVLRSQQFSTTTRLSGSFVAVASGITGDSADGDRETNINSNLALNYRARLNLITSFTGQDRLLVRLQSANRVPNFNGASATNMTRQSFEVGNSDSSMNLNLLEYRFPVAENLNFYIYGNAASHHYYATVVNPDFASFGGAKGSPSRFSERNPIYRIGFISPAGVAAVYNNKTIRLDVGYLAENAETGNEGLFGGNYSALAQLSFKPSPNTEFGLAYVRSYVPDGNLLHRTGSNFANIPFGTGVPLIVNAYGVQALWRITPKIAVSSWVGYMNAERVDGVNGNANIINYAVNLAFPDLFTEKAVGGIGFGMPPKVMTNTINNREDKVTGLHFEAFYQYPLTENITVIPGIIYLTQPNHNDVNGDILFGSIRTVFSF; from the coding sequence GTGAAAGCATTTGAAGCTTTGCAAGAAACTGTGATGATTACGCCCGTTTCCCAATTCTCTGATGTGCAATTTACAGATTGGGCTTTTGTAGCCCTGCAATCATTAGTTGAAAAATATAGTTGTATCACTGGATACCCCGACAAGACTTTTAAAGGAAATCAGATTTTGACTCGCTATGAGTTTGCAGCGGGGTTGAGTACTTGCATCAGTACAATTAATCAGCAGTTTGGCAGCCAGCTTTCAAAAACTGCGCCAGAAGATGTCACAACTATTAAAAAACTACAATATGAGTTTGCTACAGAGTTAGCTGCCCTTGAAAATAGGGTAGAAAATTTAGAGGTGAATAGTGCTGTATTGCGATCGCAACAGTTTTCTACTACAACTAGATTAAGCGGTTCCTTCGTCGCTGTTGCTAGCGGTATAACTGGAGACAGTGCTGATGGCGACCGCGAAACCAATATCAATTCAAATTTAGCTTTAAATTATCGCGCTCGTTTAAACTTAATTACTAGTTTTACAGGTCAAGATAGATTGCTTGTACGTCTTCAATCTGCAAATAGAGTACCTAACTTCAACGGTGCTTCTGCTACTAATATGACGCGCCAATCATTTGAAGTCGGTAACAGTGACAGCAGTATGAATTTAAATTTACTAGAATATCGCTTTCCTGTTGCTGAAAACCTCAACTTCTATATTTACGGAAATGCTGCATCCCACCATTACTATGCAACAGTTGTTAACCCTGATTTTGCCAGTTTTGGCGGTGCAAAAGGTTCTCCTTCTCGCTTTTCGGAACGTAACCCTATTTATCGGATTGGATTCATTAGTCCAGCGGGTGTAGCAGCAGTTTACAACAACAAAACTATTCGTTTGGATGTGGGTTATTTAGCAGAAAACGCCGAAACTGGAAATGAAGGACTGTTTGGTGGAAACTATAGTGCCTTAGCGCAACTTTCTTTCAAACCTTCACCAAATACAGAATTTGGATTGGCTTATGTTCGCAGCTATGTTCCTGATGGTAATTTACTACATCGCACAGGTAGTAATTTTGCAAACATTCCTTTTGGTACAGGCGTGCCATTAATAGTAAATGCCTACGGTGTACAAGCACTCTGGAGAATAACCCCCAAGATTGCTGTAAGTAGTTGGGTTGGCTATATGAACGCAGAACGAGTTGACGGTGTGAATGGTAATGCAAATATTATTAACTATGCGGTAAATCTGGCTTTTCCTGATTTATTTACAGAAAAAGCTGTAGGTGGAATTGGATTTGGAATGCCGCCTAAAGTCATGACAAATACAATTAATAACCGTGAAGATAAGGTAACAGGTTTACACTTTGAGGCTTTCTATCAATATCCTCTAACAGAAAATATCACAGTCATTCCTGGTATTATCTATCTCACTCAGCCCAACCACAATGACGTCAACGGAGACATTCTTTTTGGCAGTATCAGAACGGTATTTAGCTTTTAA
- a CDS encoding PQQ-dependent sugar dehydrogenase, with protein MKLIKQSRYFLIGCALVLSIIQTAHSQQPEKQKVERVEGYLATPQKIEFQESLLQQLQLPPGFEISVFAKDLGNPRNLAIAPNGTVYVTRREQGDVIALLDTNQDGRANEIRTVAKGLKFVNGITIHQNRLYFVTDTHLYVTDLRSDGTEGKLETLISDLPDAGQHPNRTIAFGPDGMLYISVGSTCNACDEPNPEHATLLQAQPNGSNRSIYAKGLRNTIGFAWHPQTRELWGLDHGSDWRGNDQPPEELNRIVKGGNYGWPFCWGDRRPDVYLPAEPEGATKKEYCAKTQPPVLTYTAHSAPLAMAFYTAKQFPQEYQGDAFATMRGSWNRNPPVGYKVVRIRYENGKPVKFEDFVTGFLTKDRTAQFGRPVGLAIAPNGSMLFTDDTNGVIYRVSHTAK; from the coding sequence ATGAAATTAATCAAACAATCAAGGTACTTTTTAATCGGGTGTGCTTTGGTATTAAGTATTATCCAAACTGCCCATTCACAACAGCCAGAAAAGCAAAAAGTTGAGCGAGTGGAGGGTTATTTAGCAACACCGCAAAAAATTGAATTTCAGGAATCTCTTTTGCAGCAGTTGCAATTACCTCCTGGATTTGAAATTAGTGTATTTGCGAAAGACTTAGGTAATCCTCGTAACTTAGCGATCGCTCCTAATGGTACTGTCTACGTTACTCGTCGTGAACAGGGTGATGTCATTGCGCTTTTAGATACCAACCAAGATGGACGGGCTAACGAAATACGTACCGTAGCTAAGGGTTTAAAATTTGTTAACGGCATCACAATTCATCAAAATAGGCTTTACTTTGTCACCGATACGCACCTGTACGTTACAGACTTGCGATCGGACGGTACAGAAGGCAAGCTGGAAACTCTAATTTCTGATTTACCCGATGCTGGACAACACCCGAACCGTACCATTGCCTTTGGGCCTGATGGGATGCTTTACATTTCCGTAGGTAGTACCTGTAACGCTTGTGATGAACCAAATCCAGAACACGCCACACTCTTACAGGCGCAACCAAACGGTAGTAATCGCTCCATCTATGCAAAAGGTTTGCGAAATACTATTGGTTTTGCTTGGCATCCCCAAACACGCGAACTTTGGGGGTTAGATCACGGTTCCGATTGGCGAGGAAATGACCAACCACCGGAAGAGTTGAACCGGATTGTAAAAGGTGGGAACTATGGTTGGCCTTTTTGTTGGGGTGATAGGCGTCCTGATGTATATCTACCTGCTGAACCTGAAGGAGCAACTAAAAAAGAGTACTGTGCCAAAACTCAACCGCCAGTGCTAACTTACACAGCCCACAGTGCGCCTTTAGCAATGGCGTTTTATACTGCAAAACAATTTCCCCAAGAGTATCAAGGTGATGCTTTTGCAACTATGCGGGGTTCTTGGAACCGCAACCCACCCGTGGGGTACAAGGTTGTGCGGATTCGTTATGAAAATGGCAAACCTGTGAAATTTGAAGATTTTGTGACTGGGTTTTTGACCAAAGACAGAACTGCACAGTTTGGTAGACCGGTTGGTTTAGCGATCGCACCAAATGGTTCAATGTTGTTTACCGATGATACCAATGGAGTGATTTATCGTGTTTCCCACACTGCTAAATGA
- a CDS encoding superoxide dismutase — protein MIIKFLRQQVVLFITGAFLVSLLYACQGEPIAESPTPPATPAAQDTVVATQFPPVAYPDRELSASPAQLPKLLYAYDALQKAIDAETMKLHHDRHHATYVENLNEALQKHSELKNRSVEAMLRDLNSIPEDIRETVRNNGGGHLNHTIFWQLMSPNGGGQPTGEIAQQINQTFGSFDAFRKQFNEAGEGRFGSGWVWLVRNAQNQLQIVTTPNQDNPITEGLYPIMGNDIWEHAYYLRYQNRRAEYLNNWWNVVNWSEINTRAQVKSQQS, from the coding sequence ATGATCATCAAATTTCTGCGCCAACAAGTTGTTTTGTTTATAACTGGAGCTTTTCTAGTGTCTTTGCTATACGCTTGTCAAGGAGAACCAATAGCAGAGTCACCAACTCCTCCAGCAACACCCGCAGCACAAGACACTGTTGTTGCTACCCAATTTCCCCCCGTAGCATATCCTGACAGAGAGCTAAGTGCTTCTCCCGCACAGCTACCAAAATTACTTTACGCTTATGATGCTTTACAAAAAGCTATTGATGCAGAAACGATGAAACTGCATCATGACAGACACCATGCTACATACGTTGAAAATCTTAACGAAGCATTGCAAAAGCATTCTGAACTAAAAAATAGAAGCGTAGAAGCAATGCTGCGCGATTTAAACAGCATACCAGAGGATATTCGTGAAACAGTACGTAACAACGGAGGTGGTCATCTTAACCACACAATTTTCTGGCAACTTATGAGTCCTAACGGTGGCGGACAACCAACTGGAGAAATAGCCCAACAAATAAATCAAACTTTTGGTAGTTTTGATGCCTTTAGAAAACAGTTTAATGAAGCAGGTGAAGGCAGGTTTGGTAGTGGATGGGTTTGGTTAGTGCGTAACGCCCAAAATCAACTCCAGATTGTTACTACACCAAATCAAGATAACCCCATCACGGAGGGTTTGTACCCAATCATGGGTAACGATATATGGGAACACGCATATTACCTCAGATATCAGAACCGACGCGCTGAGTATCTCAATAACTGGTGGAATGTTGTGAACTGGTCGGAAATTAACACAAGAGCGCAAGTCAAATCACAACAAAGTTAG
- a CDS encoding DUF2459 domain-containing protein, producing MRLCRITKFASVVIVSILLMWMLSPAIIVPPADPVEAVTIYITDYIWHSRLILPTGNGELIQYAYGAWNYFALNQQDLGNGAAALLLPTQGTLGRRKFSNIVELQQIIQQGNYTLLSLEVAQAKVTQLLKLLDERFNRNISTSIENGQTGLILVQDDQKYTLLHNSNHEVVSWLEYLNCQIHGFVIWANFQIKQS from the coding sequence ATGCGTTTATGCCGCATTACCAAATTTGCTTCTGTAGTAATTGTTTCTATCTTATTGATGTGGATGTTGTCTCCCGCAATTATCGTACCTCCTGCTGACCCTGTTGAGGCAGTTACAATCTATATCACAGATTACATTTGGCATTCTAGACTGATTTTACCTACTGGTAATGGCGAATTAATTCAATATGCTTACGGTGCTTGGAATTATTTTGCCCTAAATCAGCAGGACTTGGGAAATGGGGCGGCAGCACTATTACTACCAACTCAAGGCACTCTCGGTCGGCGAAAATTTAGCAATATCGTCGAACTTCAGCAGATAATTCAACAGGGAAACTACACACTATTAAGTTTAGAAGTAGCCCAAGCCAAAGTAACACAACTACTGAAATTATTAGATGAACGTTTTAATCGCAATATTTCAACGAGCATCGAAAATGGACAAACAGGTTTAATTTTAGTCCAAGATGATCAGAAATATACGTTATTACACAATAGCAATCATGAAGTAGTATCGTGGCTAGAATATTTGAACTGCCAAATTCATGGCTTTGTCATCTGGGCAAACTTTCAGATAAAGCAATCATAA
- a CDS encoding glycoside hydrolase 100 family protein: MKTNNNLIAEAWTLLEKSIIYYHGRPIGTVAALEPGTEAVNYDQCFVRDFVLSALAFLINGKPEIVRNFLIETLKLQSHEPQMDCFQPGPGLMPASFKVVLKDGEEYLSADFGEHAIAKVPPIDSCLWWVLLLRAYVKSTGDISLAHKTEFQQGIKLILEMCLVHRFAMYPTMLVPDGAFMIDRRMGVYEHPLEIQVLFYATLRAALELLLPNDDNASCIYSVNKRLAPLTYHLREYYWIDLNRLNEIYRYQGEEFGKEVANRFNIYAESIPAWLMEWIPENGGYLLGNLGSGRMDFRFFTLGNLMAIITSLASEQESQSILNLIEQRWNDLVGYMPMKICFPALEGLEWQTVTGCDRKNTPWSYHNGGNWPVLLWLLIAAAQKTNRIDIAHKAIDVVENRLFEDKWPEYYDGKNGRLIGKEARKYQTWTFAGFLVAKELISDPKHLELMSFDIN, from the coding sequence ATGAAAACAAACAATAATTTAATTGCAGAAGCTTGGACACTACTAGAAAAATCAATTATTTATTATCATGGTCGTCCAATTGGGACGGTAGCAGCCTTAGAACCAGGGACGGAAGCAGTAAATTATGACCAATGTTTTGTTCGTGATTTTGTGTTATCGGCACTGGCTTTTTTAATTAATGGTAAACCAGAGATTGTCCGCAATTTTTTGATAGAAACTCTGAAATTACAGAGTCATGAACCTCAAATGGACTGTTTCCAGCCTGGGCCAGGACTAATGCCAGCCAGTTTCAAAGTAGTATTAAAAGATGGCGAAGAGTATTTGAGTGCTGATTTTGGAGAACACGCGATCGCTAAAGTTCCACCTATTGATTCTTGTTTATGGTGGGTTCTCTTACTCCGGGCTTATGTCAAATCTACAGGTGATATTTCACTTGCTCATAAAACCGAATTTCAACAAGGAATCAAGCTAATTTTAGAAATGTGCCTTGTCCATCGGTTTGCTATGTATCCAACGATGTTGGTTCCTGATGGCGCTTTTATGATTGATCGTCGCATGGGTGTCTACGAACATCCTTTAGAAATTCAAGTGCTGTTTTATGCCACTTTACGCGCAGCCCTTGAACTTCTTTTGCCAAACGATGATAACGCTTCCTGTATTTATAGTGTAAATAAACGTCTAGCACCCCTGACTTATCATCTACGAGAATATTACTGGATCGATCTAAATCGCTTAAATGAAATTTATCGCTATCAAGGTGAGGAATTTGGCAAGGAAGTAGCGAACAGATTCAATATTTACGCTGAATCAATCCCTGCTTGGTTGATGGAATGGATACCAGAGAATGGCGGTTATTTATTAGGTAATCTCGGTTCTGGGCGCATGGATTTTCGTTTCTTTACTTTAGGAAACTTAATGGCTATTATCACCTCTTTAGCCAGTGAGCAAGAATCTCAAAGTATTCTGAATTTAATTGAGCAACGCTGGAATGATTTAGTTGGATATATGCCGATGAAAATCTGTTTTCCGGCCCTAGAAGGTTTAGAATGGCAAACTGTTACAGGATGCGATCGCAAAAATACCCCCTGGTCATATCATAATGGTGGTAATTGGCCAGTTTTACTCTGGTTACTAATAGCAGCAGCACAAAAAACAAATCGCATAGACATTGCCCACAAAGCCATTGATGTTGTGGAAAATCGATTATTTGAAGACAAATGGCCAGAATACTATGATGGAAAAAATGGTCGATTAATTGGCAAAGAAGCTAGAAAATATCAAACCTGGACTTTCGCGGGATTCTTAGTCGCAAAGGAGTTAATTTCTGATCCTAAGCATTTAGAATTAATGAGTTTTGATATTAACTAA